In a single window of the Drosophila subpulchrella strain 33 F10 #4 breed RU33 chromosome X, RU_Dsub_v1.1 Primary Assembly, whole genome shotgun sequence genome:
- the LOC119555971 gene encoding probable V-type proton ATPase subunit D 2 isoform X1, producing the protein MAAKDRLPIFPSRGAQTLMKSRLAGATKGHGLLKKKADALQMRFRLILGKIIETKTLMGQVMKEAAFSLAEVKFTTGDINQIVLQNVTKAQIKIRTKKDNVAGVTLPVFEPYTDGVDTYELAGLARGGQQLAKLKKNYQSAVRLLVELASLQTSFVTLDDVIKVTNRRVNAIEHVIIPRINRTIEYIISELDELEREEFYRLKKIQDKKREARKASDKKREEQRRLGQLAESKEAQNILDEDGDEDLLF; encoded by the exons atGGCAGCCAAAGATCGCCTGCCCATATTTCCCTCTCGTGG TGCCCAAACGCTGATGAAATCGCGCTTGGCTGGCGCCACCAAGGGACATGGCTTGCTTAAGAAGAAAGCAGATGCCCTGCAGATGCGCTTTCGTTTGATTCTGGGCAAAATAATTGAG accAAAACCCTGATGGGTCAGGTGATGAAGGAGGCCGCCTTCTCTTTGGCCGAGGTCAAGTTCACCACCGGTGATATCAACCAGATTGTCCTGCAGAATGTGACCAAGGCCCAGATTAAGATACGCACCAAAAAGGATAATGTGGCCGGGGTTACGTTGCCCGTCTTTGAACCCTATACGGATGGGGTGGACACCTATGAGCTGGCCGGATTGGCACGCGGTGGCCAGCAGTTGGCCAAGCTGAAGAAGAACTACCAGAGTGCAGTGCGCCTGCTCGTGGAATTGGCCTCGTTGCAGACCTCCTTTGTGACCCTCGACGATGTGATCAAGGTCACCAACCGAAGGGTCAATGCCATCGAGCACG TGATCATCCCCCGCATCAACCGAACCATAGAGTACATAATCAGCGAGCTGGATGAACTGGAGCGCGAGGAATTCTACCGATTAAAGAAAATTCAGGATAAAAAGAGGGAGGCACGCAAGGCATCTGATAAGAAACGCGAGGAACAGCGTCGTCTGGGCCAATTGGCCGAGTCCAAGGAGGCGCAGAATATCCTCGATGAGGATGGGGACGAGGATCTGCTCTTCTAG
- the LOC119555971 gene encoding probable V-type proton ATPase subunit D 2 isoform X2 — MKSRLAGATKGHGLLKKKADALQMRFRLILGKIIETKTLMGQVMKEAAFSLAEVKFTTGDINQIVLQNVTKAQIKIRTKKDNVAGVTLPVFEPYTDGVDTYELAGLARGGQQLAKLKKNYQSAVRLLVELASLQTSFVTLDDVIKVTNRRVNAIEHVIIPRINRTIEYIISELDELEREEFYRLKKIQDKKREARKASDKKREEQRRLGQLAESKEAQNILDEDGDEDLLF; from the exons ATGAAATCGCGCTTGGCTGGCGCCACCAAGGGACATGGCTTGCTTAAGAAGAAAGCAGATGCCCTGCAGATGCGCTTTCGTTTGATTCTGGGCAAAATAATTGAG accAAAACCCTGATGGGTCAGGTGATGAAGGAGGCCGCCTTCTCTTTGGCCGAGGTCAAGTTCACCACCGGTGATATCAACCAGATTGTCCTGCAGAATGTGACCAAGGCCCAGATTAAGATACGCACCAAAAAGGATAATGTGGCCGGGGTTACGTTGCCCGTCTTTGAACCCTATACGGATGGGGTGGACACCTATGAGCTGGCCGGATTGGCACGCGGTGGCCAGCAGTTGGCCAAGCTGAAGAAGAACTACCAGAGTGCAGTGCGCCTGCTCGTGGAATTGGCCTCGTTGCAGACCTCCTTTGTGACCCTCGACGATGTGATCAAGGTCACCAACCGAAGGGTCAATGCCATCGAGCACG TGATCATCCCCCGCATCAACCGAACCATAGAGTACATAATCAGCGAGCTGGATGAACTGGAGCGCGAGGAATTCTACCGATTAAAGAAAATTCAGGATAAAAAGAGGGAGGCACGCAAGGCATCTGATAAGAAACGCGAGGAACAGCGTCGTCTGGGCCAATTGGCCGAGTCCAAGGAGGCGCAGAATATCCTCGATGAGGATGGGGACGAGGATCTGCTCTTCTAG